From Bradyrhizobium sp. AZCC 1610:
CTTGGCGTGATCGACCGCGACACGGTCTACCGCCGGACCCAGGAATTGCTCGGCCAGGTCGGCCTCACCGAGATGCCCGATACGCTGGTGACCGATCTTGGCGTCGGCAAGCAGCAATTGGTGGAAATTGCCAAGGCCTTGTCCAAGCGGGTGCGACTATTGATCCTCGACGAGCCGACCGCCAGTCTGAACGAGAACGACAGCGCTGCGCTCCTGGATCGCCTGCTTGCATTCCGCGCGCAAGGCATCGCCTCGATCCTGATCTCGCACAAATTGTCGGAGGTCGCGCGCGTCGCCGACCGGATCACGGTGCTGCGCGACGGCCGCACCGTCGACAGCATCGATTGCCGGGCTGAGCCGGTGGAAGAGGACCGGATTATCCGCAGCATGGTCGATCGCGACCTTGCCCATCGCTTTCCGCAACGCACCGCCACGATCGGCGCACCGGTGTTCGCCGTGCAGGACTGGACGGTGCATCATCCGCAGCACAGGGATCGCCTGACAATCAAGGGCGTGGATTTCGAGGTCCGGCGCGGAGAGGTGGTCGGGATCGCGGGGCTGATGGGCGCCGGCCGCACCGAATTCGCCATGAGCCTGTTCGGCCGCGCCTGGGGGGACCGGATCAGCGGACGCATCTGGCTCGATGGAAGGGAAGTCAACCTGTCGAGCGTGGCGGCGGCAATCGATGCTGGCCTCGCTTACGTCACCGAGGATCGCAAGCAACTCGGCCTGATTCTGGACAGCGACGTCCGCAAGAACATCACGCTGGCAAGCCTCGGCCGCGTGGCGCGCCAAGGCATGATCGATGACATGTCCGAATTGCGCGTTGCGAGCGATTACCGCAATCGGATGCGGATCAGGTGTTCCGACGTCTATCAGGAGACCGGCCAGCTCTCCGGCGGCAATCAGCAGAAGGTGGTGCTGTCGAAATGGCTGATGACCGATCCGAAAGTACTAATCCTCGACGAGCCTACGCGCGGCATCGATGTCGGGGCAAAATACGAAATCTATTGTATCATCAACGAGCTTGCCGAGGCCGGCAAGGGGGTGGTGATGATCTCGTCGGAAATGCCGGAACTGCTCGGCGTCTGCGACCGCATCTGCGTGATGAATGACGGCGCCTTCGTCGGAGAATTCGCCGCCGCCGAGGCCACGCAGGAAAGGATCATGCGCGCCATCATGCGCAACAAGGAAATCGACAAGAAGGTACTTCAGGGAGATTTGCGGCCATGACCGACAAGGCGGTTGCGCTGCCCGGGCACACCGGTTTCATCAAGAACAATTTGCGCAATTACGGCATGCTGCTGTCGCTGTTTGCGATCATGCTGTTCTTCCAGGTCATGACCGAT
This genomic window contains:
- the mmsA gene encoding multiple monosaccharide ABC transporter ATP-binding protein; amino-acid sequence: MTAILEMRGVSKSFAGVQALRDVNFTVEAGQIHALVGENGAGKSTLMKVLSGVYPYGDYEGSIIFDGEERRFRDVNDSEALGIIIIHQELALIPLMSIAENIFLSHPPSRLGVIDRDTVYRRTQELLGQVGLTEMPDTLVTDLGVGKQQLVEIAKALSKRVRLLILDEPTASLNENDSAALLDRLLAFRAQGIASILISHKLSEVARVADRITVLRDGRTVDSIDCRAEPVEEDRIIRSMVDRDLAHRFPQRTATIGAPVFAVQDWTVHHPQHRDRLTIKGVDFEVRRGEVVGIAGLMGAGRTEFAMSLFGRAWGDRISGRIWLDGREVNLSSVAAAIDAGLAYVTEDRKQLGLILDSDVRKNITLASLGRVARQGMIDDMSELRVASDYRNRMRIRCSDVYQETGQLSGGNQQKVVLSKWLMTDPKVLILDEPTRGIDVGAKYEIYCIINELAEAGKGVVMISSEMPELLGVCDRICVMNDGAFVGEFAAAEATQERIMRAIMRNKEIDKKVLQGDLRP